In Juglans microcarpa x Juglans regia isolate MS1-56 chromosome 7D, Jm3101_v1.0, whole genome shotgun sequence, the following are encoded in one genomic region:
- the LOC121239907 gene encoding NDR1/HIN1-like protein 13 produces the protein MSDRVHPRDSPRPEAGPEDNFSESSETTLKSVSPDSDKPLPQPGTYVIHIPKDQVYRVPPPENASRYQHLARRSNRRRPCCLCLCWSFALLAIFLVLSAVAAGIFYLVVKPESPNYSVKAIIIRGLNLTTTTTSSSSVQMVSPEFDITVRSDNPNDKIGIYYQKDSSVEIFYSDVRLCNGVLPVFYQPSNNVTAFHTTLKGSGIELSGTVKNSLVEAQKRGEVPLDLKIRAPVKIKVGSVKTWKITVKVDCDITVDKLTADAKIVSNDCDYGVDLW, from the coding sequence ATGTCCGACCGAGTCCACCCGCGCGACTCGCCCCGACCAGAGGCCGGTCCCGAAGACAATTTCTCCGAAAGCTCCGAGACTACACTTAAATCCGTCTCTCCGGATTCGGATAAACCGCTCCCTCAGCCTGGAACTTACGTCATCCACATCCCCAAGGACCAAGTCTACCGCGTCCCTCCACCGGAGAACGCTAGCCGCTACCAGCATCTCGCTCGCCGCAGCAATCGCCGCCGGCCCTGCTGCCTCTGCCTTTGCTGGTCCTTCGCCCTCCTCGCCATTTTCCTGGTCCTCTCCGCCGTCGCCGCTGGCATCTTCTACCTTGTCGTCAAGCCCGAATCACCGAACTACTCGGTCAAGGCAATCATCATCCGTGGCCTCAACCTGACAACGACAACGACGTCTTCTTCGTCGGTCCAGATGGTCTCGCCGGAGTTTGATATCACCGTCAGATCCGACAACCCCAACGATAAGATCGGGATCTACTACCAGAAAGATAGCTCCGTCGAGATTTTCTACTCAGACGTTAGGCTGTGTAACGGCGTGTTACCGGTGTTCTACCAGCCGTCGAACAACGTGACGGCGTTCCACACGACGCTGAAAGGGTCGGGGATTGAGCTTTCGGGAACGGTGAAGAACTCGTTGGTGGAGGCGCAGAAGCGAGGAGAAGTGCCGTTGGATTTGAAAATACGAGCTCCGGTGAAAATTAAGGTGGGATCCGTCAAGACGTGGAAGATCACCGTTAAGGTTGACTGTGACATAACGGTTGATAAATTAACGGCGGACGCGAAGATCGTGTCTAATGATTGTGACTATGGTGTAGATCTATGGTAG